Proteins co-encoded in one Chionomys nivalis chromosome 6, mChiNiv1.1, whole genome shotgun sequence genomic window:
- the LOC130876493 gene encoding 40S ribosomal protein S11-like, with protein MADIQTEHAYQKQPTIFQNKKRVLLGETGKEKLPRYYKNIGLGFKTPKEAIEGTYIDKKCPFTGNVSIRGRILSGVVTKMKMQRTIVIRRDYLHYIRKYNRFEERHKNMSVHLSPCFRDVQIGDIVTVGECRPLSKTLRFNGLKVTKAAGTKKQFQKF; from the coding sequence ATGGCGGACATTCAGACCGAACATGCGTACCAAAAGCAGCCCACGATCTTCCAAAACAAGAAGCGTGTTCTGCTTGGAGAAACCGGCAAGGAGAAACTCCCTCGGTACTACAAGAACATCGGTCTAGGCTTCAAGACACCCAAGGAGGCCATCGAGGGCACCTACATTGACAAGAAATGCCCGTTCACTGGCAACGTTTCCATCCGAGGTCGGATCCTGTCCGGTGTCGTGACCAAGATGAAGATGCAGAGGACCATTGTCATCCGCAGGGACTATCTTCATTACATCCGAAAGTACAATCGCTTTGAGGAACGCCACAAGAACATGTCTGTACACCTGTCCCCCTGTTTCAGGGATGTACAGATCGGCGACATTGTCACTGTGGGAGAGTGCAGGCCCCTGAGCAAGACCCTGCGATTCAACGGGCTCAAGGTCACCAAGGCCGCTGGCACCAAGAAACAGTTCCAGAAGTTCTGA